The window CCACGGGATCGGCACGGCCCGAATGCCGACCGCCAGCACCCCAACGGGCGTCAACATCCAGGGCAGCAACCCCAGCAACCCGATCCAGTCCGCCGGACCGCACGTCCCCCGCTGGATGCACGTCCACCACCGCCCGATGCAGCGCTCCGGATGCACGAAGCATTCCCCCACCGCCCCCCATATCGAAACCGGGGTCGCCCCGGATGCCGGCCCGATGCAGGCCGAAACATCCGTCAGACACCGGAACATCCGTGCGATGGCCTCCGTCACCGCCTCCCCCACCCCGCTGGACGGGCGGGCCAGGGCCAGCGCCACCGCCCCGATCAGGGCCAGGATCACCAGCCCGATCGCCACCCACTCCAGCGTCTGCAAACCCTTCGACCCCCGGATCCACCTGCGCATCATCGCTCACCTCCTCCGCCCCAACTGAACCTCAAAACCCTTCATTCCTCCACCTCGCCAGCCGGAAGGCCGTGCCATCCCGAAAATCCCTTCTATGGCCGCAACCTCCAATCCCATAGATCCTCCCACGACCGGATCGGACGCCCGGTCACCACCCCGTGCGCATCGGAGCGATGGACCCAGGCGATGAGCGCATCCGCGCCGATAAGGATCCGCTCGTTCCGGATCAAAACGCCGTTCGAGAACGGATCCGGGGCTCCGATCCGTGCCATCGAGTTCGCATCGGTCAGAGCAGCCAGGGCCCCATCGATCACCCGAAAGCCCATCCGAACCGGAAGGATCGTAAGCGCGCGCTGCCAGAGCGGCCTCCCCGGACCCGAGGGCGAGGTCCCCAGAGGTCCGGGTTGCGGATAGAGCCCCCTGAAGTAGAACCCGCTCCACAAGGCCATCGCCTCCATCCCAGGGTGCTTCTTCATCCCTCCCCTTCGATCCCCATCCCTGAACCTCCACTCCTTCACGGCCGCAGCGACCAGTCTGTCAGATCCTCTACGCTTCGTATCCACCTCCCCGTAATCGCCCAATGAGCAAGCTGCAAGTGCACAAAAACCAGGAATAGGTCGCACATGATGAGACCAATCTCTGTAGATAGAGACAGGATCCTGGATGCAGGGTCAGGGAAGGTCAACAAGAAAACCGTGTTGCTTAATGTGAGAAGGAACAATGAGACATCAACAAGCAAAAGAAATGGCACCAATACAGCAACAGCAAACGCCCGTTTCGGGAAGGGGATTCCGGAACCATTCCCCTCCCCTGGATCTCCGGAAAGCCTTCGATCAGCCAGAAATCCAGCTCCGAGAAGCATGAATATACCCACCATCGAAGCCAGGACGTTGTTCCAAACCTTCCCCCACACGCCCTCCACGGTGGCCTTCAAGCCCTCCCACACCCGCCCGACCCCCTGCGTCGCATTTTCCCATCGATCCGCCACCCCCTTTCCCACATTCGAGACCCACCGCACCAGAGGCACGCGCGGGGGTGGGAGGGTGAGGCGGGGCCACGCCCACCGCCGCCGCCTCGCCCAGGGCGGCAGAAGGGCGAACACCACCCCGCCCACGGGGATCCCCACCACCGCCAGCCACGGCAGCAGGCCCAGCAGATCCTTCGGATCCGCCCCCTCGCAGGCCCCTCGAAGCAGACAATCCCCCCACCGGGCCAGACACTCAACCGGCTGGGTCCAGCAAGGGCCGGCCTTCTCGATGCGCACGGCCATCAAAGGACACCCCCCTGCCCAATGAGGCAGCGGAACCAAGCGCTCACGGCGGCGGAGAGGGCCTCCCCCGGCCCGGCCTCGGTTCGCTTCAGCCCAAAGGCCAGGGCCGCCAGGAGGGCCAGCGCCACCAGCCCAATCGCCACCCACTCCAGCGCCTGCAAACCCTTCGACCCCCGGACCCACCTCCAGAGCATCCTTCGCCTCCTCTCTTACGCCAAAGGATCCCGGTTCAGCGCCGCCCCCCTCACCCGCCTCTATGACCGCAGCCTCCAATCCCATAGATCCTCCCACGACCGGATCAGACGCCCGGTCACCACCCCGTGCGCATCGGAGCGATGGGCCCAGGCAGTGAGCGCATCCGCGCCGATAAGGATCCGCTCGTTCCGGATCAAAACGCCGTTCGAGAACGGATCCAGGGCTCCGATCCGCGCCATCGAGTTCGCATCGGTCAGAGCGGCCAGGGCCCCATCGATCACCCGAAAGCCCATCCGAACCGGAAGGATCGTGAGCGCGCGCCGCCCCAGCGGCCTCCCCGGACCCGAGGGCGAGGTCTCTGAGGACCCGGATCGCCGAGAGATCCCGCCGAGGAAGAACAACCGGCAGGCCACCGTCTCACCTCCCCGTTTATCGATCCGGTCCCCTATCCGCTTCCACCTAAGGCCTGCCCGAAGGGGGTCAACCACCCCGGCAACCACCCCACCTTCCCGATCCGGTCCGCCCCACCCGGTCGCTGATGCCGGGCCCGGAGCTCCCGGGCGTCGCTTCGATGACTGAAAATCCTCAAATTGGAGCGGGGGGGACGATTCCCCTTCGTCCCCCCCACCCTTCCGACCCTCACTGGGTCTGGGTCACTTGCCCAGAGTGCTTTCAGCTTGCTGCGTAGCTTTCCCAAAGAAGTAGCTGATCGCGTCCGCGATGGCCTTGCCGACCGTGCCCTCGCCGGAGTTCTTCAGATAAGCAGCCGCTGCGCCCAACAGGGCGAGGATGACGATGGCCAGGGCCACCCACTCCAGGGTCTGCAGCCCCCGGGCGTCCTCGAGGAGCCCCACGAGGCCCACCCGCAGGCGCACATACAGGGACAACGCCCGATCCGAAAGCCGCGTCCACATGGCAACCCTCCTGTAGGTTTAGGATTCCGGCGATGCAGGCCCCCGAGAAGCCTCCACCCGCCGGTCTATCTCCATGTTAGCCGATACCCCCCGGATTTTCCGTTAACACAACGTTACAGTTTTGATAACCGAGATACAACCTTATAAATTAATCAAGGTTGAAAATCCGGGGCTGGCCTTCTCAACCCGGCCCCCACAGGCCCCAGAGGGCCCCCAGGGCCAGCCCGGGCCCCATCGGCAGGGTGCGATCGGGCGGGAGCCGGCCCAGGGCCCACAGCGCCCCTCCCCCCAGGGCCGTGACGCCGAAGGCGATGAGCAACGCCTCCATCACCCGCGGGAAGCCCAGGGCCAGCCCCAGCACCACCCCCAGCTTGAGGTCCCCCGCCCCCGCCCGCTCCGGGCCCACCAGGAAAACCGGCAGGAGGAAGACCCCCGCCGCCAGGGCGGCCCCGGCCAGGGCGCTCCCCCCCTGGCCCCGCAGCGCCTGCAGAAGGACCAGCCCGCCCATCGCCGGCAACGTCAACGCATTGGGGATCCGCCGATCCCGCAGATCGGTCCACGCCGCCCCCAGGGCGATCCCGGTCACACCCACCCGCACCGCCAGCTCCACCCCGTCCATCACCCCTCCTCCCCCAACGATTCGGATGCCCCCGGGTCCAGAGGCAACAGCAGGCGGACGGTCCACGCGCCGCCCGGCCCCTCCAGGAACTCCATGGATCCGCCGTGGGCGGCGACCAGGGCGCGGGCGATCTCCAGGCCCAGCCCCATCCCCCCGCGCCCCTCCCCGCTCGCCCCGCCCCGGATCTCCACCATGGCCTGCTCCCCAGCCCCCGCCGTCACCCGGATCTCCTCCCCCGGCCGGCTGTAGCGTCGGGCGTTCTCCAGGAGGTTCTCCAGAACCTGTCGCAACCGCGCCGGATCCGCCCGGACCGGCAGGGGGACCCGTTCCAGCGCCACCACCAGCCGGCGTCCGGAGGCCTCGATGCGGGGGAGCATCCCCTCCACCGTCCCCAGCAGGAGCTCCGCCAGATCCGCCGGCTCCGGGCGGATCGGGAAGACGGCTCGATCCTCCCGGGCCATCACCAGCATGTCTTCGATCAGCCGGGCCAGATGGCGGGCGTGAAAGGCCGCCCGGCGGACGCGAAGGCGGGCCTCGGAGCCCTCCGGGGCCTCCGCAACGGCCTCCAGCTCGCCGAGGAGCAGGCTGATAGGGGTCAGCAGCTCATGGGAGGCGACCAGGAGGAACCGCCGTCGGATCTCCCGGAATCGCTGGAGGGAGCGGGCGATCTCCTGAAGGGCGTCGGCGATCTGACCCAGCTCGTCCGACGAAGAAGGAGGGAGGGGCGGGGCCGGATCCCCGGCCGCGATGGCCCGGGCCGCCGCCCGGATGCGCCGCAGCCAGAACGAAAAACGGGCCCAGAGGAACACGTGAACGGCCAGCACGGCGATCCAGACCAGCAGCGACATCCTGAACAGGCGGAAGTAGAACCCCGGGGCGCCGCAGCTCGGGCAGAGGGCCGACCCCGGGCCCATGGCCAGCTGCCGGCCATCCGAGAGGGAGATCCCCAGGGGAACGACCTGCGGGAAGCGCGGGAGCTCCGCCGGGGGCAGCGCATACAGGGTGTAAGGGGCCAGCGCCTGACCGACTTCCTGCAGGGCGACCTCCGGAGCGACCCCTGCGGTCGCCCGCGCCCGGACGTAGGCGGTCAGGAGGGCGCCGGCCGCCTCCCGGTATCCCTGCTCCTGGGCCGTTAGCAGCGCCGCCACCTCCTGAGGGATGGAGAGGAACAGGACCAGGTAGGTGGTGACGGCGCCCAGGACGGTGATGATCAGGTATTGCGCCCTCCAGCCCATCCGCCTCCTCTCATCCGCTTCGGAGGATCAGACGATAGCCCGCGCCGCGCGCGCTTTCGATCTGCACCCGATCCCCGAAGGCCTCCCGGAGCCGATGACGAAGGCGGTGGATCAGCACGCGGACGGCTCCCTCGCTGAGGAAGACGGGATCCTCCGGGCCGGCCTCCGCCAGCTCCTTGATCGGGATCCAGATCCCGGGCCGCGCCGCCAGCCGCCAGAGAATGATCCATTCCGAAAACGAAAGCATCGTGCAACGATCCCCCCAGCGCACCGTCCGGAGGCGCGGATCCAGCTCCAGAGGGCCCACGGATCGGGGCATCCGGATCCGCCCGATGCGTCTCCGGAGAAGGGCGCGCAAACGGGCCACCAGCTCCTCGCTCTGGAAGGGCTTGGTCATGAAATCATCGGCCCCTCCCTCCAGGGCCTCCACCCGCAGCTTCGGATCCCGATAAACGGTGAGGACGAGGATGGAGGGCGGATCTCCCGGCAGCGGCAGCGCCCGAAGCACGCGCAACGCCTCCAGGCCATCCGCATCCGGAAGGGAGAGGTCCAGCACGATCAGCTCCGGCATCGGCTCCCGGCCCAGCCGTCGCAGGGCCGCCTCCAGGGTCGATGCCAGCTCCACCGCGAAGCCGGACCGAACCAGCCCGTCCCGGATCAGGGGGCCGAGATCCGGGTCATCTTCGATCAGCAGAACGACCGGCAGGCCCAGCTCCCCGGCTTCCCCCATCTCACCGCGCTCCCCACAGGAAGATGGTCCCATCCTCCGCCCCCGAGGCCAGCAACCGTCCGTCCGGCGAGAACGCCAGGGCGACCACCGCCCCCGCCCCCTCATGTCCCCGCAACGTCCTCAGCGACGTCCCATCGGAGGCGCGGATCAGATGGATCTCGCTCGCGAAGCTGCCCGCTGCGAGAAGCGCCCCATCCAAAGAGAGCGCCAGGCTCCAAACCGGCCTTTCGGAAATCAGCTTCCGCGGCGGCCCGTCCTCCCGGAGCGGAAGCTGCCACAACCCGAACTCGGTTCCGACGAACAGCCATCGGCCGTCCGGGCTGAAGGCCATCGTCGCCCGGATCCCCCCTTCCAGCGGAATCCGGCGGGGGGAAGCGCCGAAGACCGCCAGGGGTTCCAGATGGACCTCCCCGGTGGGCAGCCAGACCGCCAGCCATCGGCCGTCCGGACTGAGGGCGAGATGAGAGCCCAACCCCGGAACGCGAAAGACGTTCAACGGGCGGCCGGCCTCGTCCCCCACCTTCAGGAAACCGAAGCCCCTTCCCACCGGCGTCCTGCTCCCTGCGGGGACCGAAAACCGATAAGGTCGAAAGTCGTTGCCCCCGGCGATCACCGATTCCCCATCGGGGGACACCGTCAGATCCGAGCGCCACCATGGATCGCCTTCAAAGGTGGCGATCCGACGCCCATCCGGGAGGGTCCAGAGGTGGATCTTCCCATCCGCCCCGGCGGAGACCAGCCACTCCCCCTGCGGGTGAAACGCGATGGCGGTCACCCAGAGGCGATGGGCGCCCCATGCGGCGATCGGCTGCGTGGAGGAGATCGGCCAGATGCGGAGGGTGCCGTCGCCGAAGCCCGCGGCCAGCCAG is drawn from Thermoflexus hugenholtzii and contains these coding sequences:
- a CDS encoding response regulator transcription factor, whose protein sequence is MGEAGELGLPVVLLIEDDPDLGPLIRDGLVRSGFAVELASTLEAALRRLGREPMPELIVLDLSLPDADGLEALRVLRALPLPGDPPSILVLTVYRDPKLRVEALEGGADDFMTKPFQSEELVARLRALLRRRIGRIRMPRSVGPLELDPRLRTVRWGDRCTMLSFSEWIILWRLAARPGIWIPIKELAEAGPEDPVFLSEGAVRVLIHRLRHRLREAFGDRVQIESARGAGYRLILRSG
- a CDS encoding HAMP domain-containing sensor histidine kinase, whose translation is MGWRAQYLIITVLGAVTTYLVLFLSIPQEVAALLTAQEQGYREAAGALLTAYVRARATAGVAPEVALQEVGQALAPYTLYALPPAELPRFPQVVPLGISLSDGRQLAMGPGSALCPSCGAPGFYFRLFRMSLLVWIAVLAVHVFLWARFSFWLRRIRAAARAIAAGDPAPPLPPSSSDELGQIADALQEIARSLQRFREIRRRFLLVASHELLTPISLLLGELEAVAEAPEGSEARLRVRRAAFHARHLARLIEDMLVMAREDRAVFPIRPEPADLAELLLGTVEGMLPRIEASGRRLVVALERVPLPVRADPARLRQVLENLLENARRYSRPGEEIRVTAGAGEQAMVEIRGGASGEGRGGMGLGLEIARALVAAHGGSMEFLEGPGGAWTVRLLLPLDPGASESLGEEG
- a CDS encoding A24 family peptidase codes for the protein MDGVELAVRVGVTGIALGAAWTDLRDRRIPNALTLPAMGGLVLLQALRGQGGSALAGAALAAGVFLLPVFLVGPERAGAGDLKLGVVLGLALGFPRVMEALLIAFGVTALGGGALWALGRLPPDRTLPMGPGLALGALWGLWGPG